From Oryza sativa Japonica Group chromosome 4, ASM3414082v1, one genomic window encodes:
- the LOC107278166 gene encoding putative disease resistance protein RGA1: MAEIAAVGWTISILGWLASPITARLFNHGFSLFGFDKSDKLRDLESRILPQLALLLEHAERIPPEQKQLTTDMEQWACRLRSAFYDVEDILDVADYNRLENKGISPSSVMKTLDHAKNIISGKNGKLKKILKSLEKITEEGSQFLLLLERTIGSGTNGNGISNPANTSIRSTTSSPTQIIIGRDKERDEIVRMLRDTGDEPKSWIIWAMGLKNYGLRLVFTMLSLIWAKIGWAITGLGPRLDPARSEATGDCEQSCRNSKCCYSVISIYGIAGSGKTTLAQNVCSYEKINNYFFPVMWIYVSPSFSVDKIYQKMLEAATGKPSSEFSNLDTLQMKLEAELTGKRFLLVLDDIWHEKDAIAQDKLNQLLSPLKVGKKGSKVLVTTRFKDVAMSLSSQRIIPVPNFNEEDFFNLFMHYALDDAVSLDGQERETFYTIGREIARKLKGSPLAARIVGSRLRKHLDVTVWTRVGDQHLLTDTMGALWWSYQHLNVQLRRCFAYCSMFPQGYDFKRDELVDLWMAEGFIKTTDSAEQMDVVCQSYFDELVSCSFLQPKDIFGSKNKWFTMHDLLHELAAMVAGTDCFRVESGDMKEIPPDVRHLFIRSNDQTKFAEKICKLKKLRTLILITTFGGLGITIEELEAMLKKLKKLRVVHVDVQGQMVSIPGCICELKHLRFLRIHSPWSEKVNLPKKLDTTYHLQILELCGAGVLDFSNVQNMSHLISLRDIRNSGFVFPNTDVPGFPGIGELKSLRELSDFRVRKDKGYELKQLKSINHLRGRLRISGLESVESKEDALEAKLTDKKFLTSLSLEWSQFSSVQHSCPPDLQVEILEGLCPPSQLTELEIQQYNGLRCPSWLSSENQNGIFTNLQDLQLCRCYNLDHLPEIGKLFVSLRQLKLVVFPKLKRMPRLPGTLKNLHIQQCKALVMTCSEDVNMIRSLFVETATQIEPSLNITATEVAEIERFAGEQPDRFEKILCDIFSRCGSLPGELIRGHIREEDYSELTLPATVVDRLIISYCFVTNTVLHRCLTGSANLVSLNLRCLPFLTEIPSEVMESMAKLSDLSIEDCIQFTHLEGLNNLSRLQHLTIAKCPNLRALGEDQKVRSLNGLAIDDIPLVPQLLSREGCSSLWSLRIDESEQLRGGDILEQLTSLTSLDFSCCSWDRLPENLVNLTSLENLRLDCCKKIQSLPELPASLQSFEVEDCDALFMKSCQKAGDQNCQKIAHVPVKRFSS; this comes from the exons ATGGCGGAGATTGCCGCGGTTGGGTGGACGATTTCCATATTGGGGTGGCTGGCATCACCCATCACCGCAAGGCTCTTCAACCATGGCTTCTCCCTCTTCGGCTTCGACAAATCCGACAAGCTCAGGGACCTGGAGTCCCGGATTCTCCCGCAGCTGGCGCTGCTGCTGGAGCACGCTGAGAGGATCCCTCCTGAGCAGAAGCAGCTGACGACTGACATGGAGCAGTGGGCATGCAGGCTTCGCTCCGCCTTCTACGACGTCGAGGACATCTTGGATGTCGCTGATTACAACCGCCTCGAGAACAAG GGCATTTCTCCATCAAGTGTAATGAAGACACTAGATCATGCAAAGAATATCATCTCAGGAAAAAATGGCAAGTTGAAAAAAATCCTAAAGAGTTTAGAAAAAATAACTGAAGAAGGGTCTCAATTTTTGTTACTGCTAGAAAGAACCATTGGCAGTGGTACAAATGGCAATGGCATATCAAATCCTGCTAATACATCAATTAGGAGTACCACTTCATCTCCTACACAAATCATTATTGGCAGAGACAAGGAGCGTGATGAGATAGTAAGGATGCTCCGTGATACCGGGGACGAACCCAAATCCTGGATCATCTGGGCCATGGGCCTAAAGAACTATGGGCTTAGACTAGTTTTCACAATGCTAAGTCTAATATGGGCCAAAATAGGCTGGGCCATCACTGGACTTGGCCCAAGGTTGGATCCAGCCCGCAGTGAAGCAACAGGTGATTGTGAACAAAGCTGCCGGAACAGCAAGTGTTGTTATTCAGTGATTAGCATCTACGGCATTGCTGGTTCTGGGAAGACTACGTTAGCTCAAAATGTCTGCAGTTATGAAAAGATTAACAACTACTTTTTCCCCGTCATGTGGATTTATGTTTCACCAAGTTTCAGTGTggacaaaatttatcaaaagaTGCTCGAGGCAGCTACAGGGAAGCCATCCAGTGAGTTCAGTAATCTTGACACATTACAGATGAAGTTAGAGGCAGAACTAACTGGCAAAAGATTCTTGCTTGTATTAGATGATATATGGCATGAGAAGGATGCAATTGCACAGGACAAACTGAATCAACTACTTTCTCCATTGAAGGTAGGGAAGAAAGGGAGCAAGGTCCTGGTCACAACTCGATTCAAAGATGTAGCAATGTCTCTTAGTTCTCAGAGAATTATCCCAGTACCTAACTTCAACGAGGAGGATTTCTTCAATCTTTTCATGCACTATGCACTTGATGATGCTGTGAGTCTTGATGGCCAAGAACGAGAAACATTTTATACCATTGGAAGGGAGATTGCGAGAAAGCTTAAGGGATCGCCATTAGCAGCAAGAATTGTAGGATCTCGACTACGCAAACATTTAGATGTTACTGTTTGGACAAGAGTTGGAGATCAACACCTGTTGACTGATACCATGGGAGCTCTGTGGTGGAGCTACCAGCACCTGAATGTGCAGCTTAGGCGATGCTTTGCATATTGCAGCATGTTTCCTCAAGGATACGATTTCAAACGTGATGAGCTAGTTGACTTATGGATGGCAGAAGGCTTTATAAAGACCACTGATTCAGCTGAGCAAATGGATGTTGTATGTCAGAGCTATTTCGATGAACTGGTGTCATGCTCATTCCTACAACCAAAGGACATTTTTGGCAGTAAGAACAAGTGGTTCACTATGCATGATTTGTTGCATGAATTGGCCGCGATGGTTGCTGGAACTGATTGCTTTCGAGTTGAAAGTGGTGACATGAAAGAAATCCCCCCTGATGTCCGCCATCTTTTTATCCGCTCAAATGATCAAACGAAGTTTGCGGAAAAGATTTGCAAATTGAAAAAATTGCGCACGCTGATACTAATTACAACTTTTGGTGGACTGGGGATAACCATAGAAGAACTTGAGGCCATGCTGAAGAAATTAAAGAAGCTGCGAGTGGTGCATGTAGATGTCCAAGGACAAATGGTGTCAATCCCGGGATGCATTTGTGAGTTGAAGCATCTACGATTTCTTAGAATCCACAGCCCCTGGTCAGAGAAGGTAAATTTGCCCAAAAAATTGGACACAACTTATCATCTTCAAATCCTAGAGCTCTGTGGTGCAGGTGTCTTAGACTTCTCCAACGTCCAAAACATGAGCCACCTGATTAGCTTGCGTGACATTAGGAATTCTGGTTTTGTATTTCCAAACACTGATGTTCCAGGCTTTCCTGGCATTGGGGAACTGAAATCACTTCGAGAATTGAGTGACTTCAGAGTGAGAAAGGACAAGGGGTATGAGCTGAAGCAGCTCAAGAGCATAAATCATCTTCGTGGCAGGCTAAGAATCAGTGGCCTTGAAAGTGTAGAAAGCAAGGAGGATGCTCTAGAAGCGAAGCTTACTGACAAGAAGTTCCTCACATCATTGTCACTTGAATGGTCACAGTTTAGTTCAGTGCAGCATAGTTGCCCTCCAGACCTGCAAGTAGAGATACTTGAAGGCCTCTGTCCACCGTCACAGCTCACAGAATTGGAAATACAACAGTACAATGGACTGAGGTGCCCAAGTTGGTTGTCGTCAGAAAATCAGAATGGTATATTCACGAACCTGCAAGATCTCCAACTCTGTCGATGTTACAATCTCGACCATCTTCCAGAAATAGGCAAGCTTTTCGTTTCCCTTCGTCAGCTGAAACTCGTTGTTTTTCCCAAACTGAAAAGAATGCCAAGACTCCCGGGCACACTGAAGAACCTCCACATTCAGCAGTGTAAGGCCCTTGTGATGACATGTAGCGAAGATGTGAACATGATAAGATCACTCTTTGTTGAGACAGCAACTCAAATTGAGCCATCTCTGAATATTACTGCAACAGAAGTAGCAGAAATCGAAAGGTTTGCTGGTGAGCAGCCTGACAGGTTTGAAAAGATCTTGTGTGACATTTTCAGCAGATGTGGTAGCTTGCCTGGTGAGCTTATCCGTGGCCATATAAGAGAGGAAGATTACTCCGAGCTTACACTTCCTGCAACAGTTGTTGATAGGCTCATTATCTCATATTGCTTTGTCACAAACACAGTCCTGCACCGTTGCTTGACAGGCTCTGCAAACCTGGTTAGCTTGAACCTAAGGTGTCTTCCATTTCTCACAGAAATCCCTTCTGAGGTGATGGAGTCTATGGCAAAGCTCTCTGACCTCTCCATTGAGGACTGCATCCAGTTTACTCACTTGGAAGGCCTGAACAATCTCAGTAGATTGCAACACCTAACCATTGCCAAGTGCCCCAACCTTAGGGCCCTTGGAGAAGATCAAAAGGTGAGAAGTCTAAATGGCCTTGCCATTGATGACATACCCCTTGTGCCACAGCTTCTGTCAAGAGAAGGCTGCTCATCCCTATGGAGCCTTAGAATCGACGAATCGGAGCAGCTGAGGGGAGGAGATATCTTGGAGCAGCTTACATCATTGACATCCCTTGATTTCAGTTGCTGCAGTTGGGACAGATTGCCGGAGAATTTGGTGAACTTGACATCTCTGGAGAATTTGCGTTTGGATTGCTGCAAAAAGATTCAATCACTTCCAGAACTGCCTGCATCTCTGCAGTCTTTTGAGGTTGAGGATTGCGATGCATTGTTCATGAAGAGCTGCCAGAAGGCTGGAGATCAAAATTGTCAAAAGATTGCTCATGTCCCAGTGAAAAGATTTTCATCTTAG